From Psychroflexus torquis ATCC 700755, the proteins below share one genomic window:
- a CDS encoding aminopeptidase N, peptidase M1 family: protein MKTTYTFFLLSLTSILSFSQNKIVSDIQSSEDLKTFTIEQTITYENTSGKALETIYFYNWLNAFSDKESPLAKRYAQDYVRRFHFASSLERGGTQIHSLSTNLGESQWRYVEGQVDLIELDLDQALAPKASIEVNLNYTLTIPDQKFNGFGWKERELLLKDWLIIPAVYGKDWVLYSHKDLNDYPSQKLDYDITIQVPNQYTIRSNFDQTQSTGDLPGFQKIKLKAKQMVGLPLFVKRIDNFEVIQTDHVKIYTNLKDSDLRPEIEALITDRIVYFLEEKLGEFGFETMLITEEEYNLSPVYGLNQLPSFIRPFPDGFQYDIKLLKAITNQYLRRSFLIDARKNQWFLDAILVKTMMDYVETYYPDVKLLGTFSDVFGVKWFYASDLMFNDRYQFIHETTIRQNLGQAVDFSQDSLLKFNQNLSNPYKGGLGFKYLEDYLGTETVNESLKLYFEKNKLKYSDPDDYFDILSSLTDKDISWFSTNYLGSNKDIDFKIDKITKVSDSIKVRLLNKTKNPMPVAVYQLKDKKVLSKDWVNAFYNDTIIYLKDLGSDQLAVNYEEIIPEFDQRNNFKSRGKILNKPFQFRIFEDIEDPKYNQLFMVPEFTYNLYDGLAIGPKLYNTSLLPKQLSYKVTPKYGLTSNALVGGASVSYTQFFKEEDLFAVRYGLNGSRFSYDRDLFYNRYSGFISMTYRPQDLRDNSRHNLSVRTVNVDQDESEFVETEEPSYNIFNIRYNFSNKNLDRFLTSSIDYQISKKFSKISTTFSFRKLYNNNRQINFRFYGGLFLYNDTQNSNYFSFALDRPSDYLFDYNYYGRSEESGLFSQQFIMAEGGFKSQFDQRFADDWIVSTNVSTTIWNWIFVYGDAGFFKNSFSNPRFVYDSGIRLNFVEDYFELYLPIYSNNGWEFRDVNYDERIRFLVTLDLSTLFKLFTRKWY from the coding sequence TTGAAAACTACTTACACCTTTTTCCTTTTAAGCCTTACTTCTATTTTGAGCTTTTCTCAAAATAAAATTGTTTCTGATATTCAATCGTCTGAAGATTTAAAAACCTTCACGATCGAACAGACGATCACGTATGAAAACACAAGTGGTAAAGCCTTGGAGACCATTTATTTTTACAATTGGTTAAATGCATTTTCCGACAAGGAAAGCCCTCTTGCTAAGCGTTACGCTCAAGATTATGTTCGTAGATTTCACTTTGCTTCTAGTCTTGAGAGGGGTGGTACACAAATTCACTCGTTATCTACAAATCTTGGAGAATCCCAATGGAGGTATGTTGAAGGGCAAGTCGATTTAATTGAGTTAGATTTAGACCAAGCTTTAGCACCAAAAGCTTCTATAGAGGTTAACCTTAATTATACCTTGACCATTCCAGATCAAAAATTTAATGGCTTTGGCTGGAAAGAAAGAGAATTATTACTTAAAGATTGGCTAATTATTCCTGCCGTTTATGGAAAAGACTGGGTCCTATATAGTCATAAAGACCTCAATGATTATCCTTCTCAAAAACTGGACTACGACATTACTATTCAAGTTCCAAATCAATACACTATTCGCTCCAATTTTGACCAAACCCAATCTACTGGAGATCTACCAGGTTTTCAAAAAATAAAGCTCAAAGCGAAACAAATGGTTGGTTTACCTCTTTTTGTAAAACGCATTGATAATTTTGAGGTGATACAAACAGATCATGTAAAGATTTACACCAATTTGAAAGATAGTGACTTACGTCCAGAAATTGAGGCACTCATAACCGATAGGATTGTTTACTTTCTTGAAGAAAAATTAGGTGAATTTGGATTCGAAACTATGCTTATTACAGAAGAAGAATATAACCTTTCTCCTGTATATGGTCTAAATCAACTTCCTAGTTTTATCCGGCCTTTCCCAGATGGGTTTCAGTATGATATCAAACTCTTAAAAGCCATAACAAATCAATACTTAAGAAGGTCTTTCTTAATTGATGCAAGAAAAAACCAATGGTTTTTAGACGCGATTTTAGTAAAAACCATGATGGATTATGTAGAAACCTATTATCCAGATGTAAAATTATTAGGGACTTTTTCAGATGTCTTTGGAGTGAAGTGGTTTTACGCTTCCGATCTGATGTTCAATGATCGGTATCAATTTATTCATGAAACTACTATAAGACAGAATTTAGGTCAAGCCGTCGATTTTTCACAAGACAGTCTACTCAAGTTCAATCAAAATCTTTCGAATCCTTATAAAGGCGGTTTAGGTTTCAAATACTTGGAAGATTATTTAGGCACAGAAACAGTAAATGAAAGTTTAAAACTTTACTTTGAAAAAAATAAATTAAAATATTCAGATCCTGATGATTACTTTGATATCCTTTCCTCTTTAACCGATAAGGATATCTCTTGGTTCTCTACCAATTATTTAGGAAGCAATAAGGATATAGATTTTAAAATAGATAAGATTACTAAGGTATCAGATTCTATTAAAGTAAGACTTTTAAATAAGACTAAAAATCCTATGCCTGTAGCCGTATATCAACTTAAGGATAAGAAGGTGCTTTCAAAAGATTGGGTAAATGCTTTTTATAACGATACTATAATTTATTTAAAAGATCTTGGAAGTGACCAATTAGCTGTAAATTATGAAGAAATAATTCCTGAATTTGATCAAAGAAATAACTTTAAAAGCAGGGGTAAAATATTAAATAAGCCATTCCAGTTCAGGATATTTGAAGATATTGAAGATCCAAAATACAACCAGTTATTCATGGTACCAGAATTCACCTATAACTTATACGATGGTTTGGCTATTGGCCCAAAATTATACAATACGTCGCTGCTACCTAAACAATTGAGCTATAAAGTCACTCCAAAATATGGCCTAACCAGCAATGCTTTGGTAGGAGGAGCTTCTGTAAGTTACACCCAATTTTTTAAGGAAGAGGATTTATTTGCGGTTAGATATGGACTCAATGGCTCTAGGTTTTCTTACGATCGGGACTTATTTTATAACCGGTATTCGGGGTTTATAAGCATGACCTATAGACCTCAGGATTTAAGAGATAACAGTAGGCATAATTTATCTGTAAGAACTGTAAATGTAGATCAAGATGAAAGTGAGTTTGTAGAAACCGAGGAGCCTAGCTACAACATATTTAATATTCGGTATAACTTTTCAAATAAAAATTTAGATCGGTTTTTAACCTCTTCTATAGATTACCAAATTTCTAAAAAATTCAGCAAAATCTCGACGACGTTTAGTTTTAGAAAACTTTACAATAATAACCGTCAAATTAATTTTAGATTTTATGGAGGTTTATTTTTATATAACGATACGCAAAATTCTAACTACTTTAGTTTTGCTTTAGACAGACCCTCAGATTATTTGTTTGACTATAATTATTATGGAAGAAGCGAAGAAAGTGGGCTATTCAGTCAACAATTTATTATGGCAGAAGGTGGTTTCAAGTCTCAATTTGATCAGCGTTTCGCAGATGATTGGATAGTCTCTACCAATGTAAGTACCACCATTTGGAATTGGATATTTGTTTATGGAGATGCTGGTTTTTTTAAGAATAGTTTTAGCAATCCGCGCTTTGTTTACGATTCTGGAATTCGACTTAATTTTGTTGAAGATTATTTTGAGCTTTATTTACCCATATATTCTAACAATGGTTGGGAATTTAGAGATGTGAATTATGATGAACGCATTCGGTTTCTTGTGACCTTAGATTTATCGACACTTTTTAAACTCTTTACCAGAAAATGGTACTAA
- the folE gene encoding GTP cyclohydrolase I FolE, translated as MPYKTDEEHSQPYVDEIKSSYESILKNIGEDTTRNGIVKTPERAAKAMRFLTQGYNMNPEEILLGAMFEEPYEDMVLIKDIELYSLCEHHMLPFFGKVHVGYIPNGKIVGLSKIPRIVDVFARRLQVQERLTHDILECINDTLQPKGVGVVIEAQHMCMMMRGVQKQNSATTTSGFRGEFKNQETRSEFLKLIG; from the coding sequence ATGCCCTATAAAACTGATGAAGAACATTCTCAACCTTACGTTGATGAAATCAAATCCAGTTATGAGTCTATTTTAAAAAATATCGGCGAGGATACAACTAGAAATGGTATTGTAAAAACACCAGAAAGAGCTGCTAAAGCTATGCGATTTTTGACACAGGGGTATAACATGAATCCAGAAGAAATTCTTCTTGGGGCTATGTTTGAAGAACCTTATGAGGATATGGTTTTAATAAAAGATATCGAATTGTATTCCTTGTGTGAACACCATATGTTGCCTTTTTTTGGTAAAGTTCATGTAGGATATATTCCTAATGGAAAAATTGTAGGCTTAAGTAAAATTCCTAGAATTGTAGATGTGTTCGCCAGACGGTTACAAGTTCAGGAACGTTTAACTCATGATATTTTAGAGTGCATAAACGACACCTTACAACCCAAAGGAGTAGGTGTGGTTATTGAGGCTCAGCACATGTGTATGATGATGCGAGGAGTGCAAAAACAGAATTCAGCAACAACTACATCAGGATTCAGAGGGGAATTTAAAAATCAAGAAACACGAAGTGAGTTTTTGAAACTTATAGGATAA
- a CDS encoding TIGR00730 family Rossman fold protein, which translates to MVDKQYKNLNAIKTNDSWALFKIMSEFVYGYERMSQIGPCVSIFGSARTKPEDKYYELTVKVASKIVEQGYGIITGGGPGIMEAGNKGANQGGGTSVGLNIDLPFEQHENPYVDANKNLDFDYFFVRKVMFVKYSQGFVVMPGGFGTLDELFEAITLIQTGKIDKFPIILVGKDYWSGLMDWIKSTLAEKFKTVSTKDLDLIDLVDTEDEVVDILDKFYNEYDLSPNF; encoded by the coding sequence ATGGTAGATAAACAATACAAAAATTTGAACGCAATTAAGACTAACGACAGTTGGGCTTTATTTAAAATCATGAGTGAATTTGTTTATGGATATGAACGAATGAGTCAAATAGGTCCATGTGTTTCTATATTTGGGTCTGCAAGGACAAAACCTGAGGATAAATATTATGAACTAACCGTGAAAGTAGCAAGTAAAATTGTAGAGCAGGGTTATGGGATTATTACAGGTGGCGGACCTGGTATAATGGAAGCAGGAAACAAAGGCGCTAACCAAGGAGGAGGAACTTCGGTAGGACTTAATATTGATTTGCCTTTTGAACAACATGAAAATCCCTATGTAGATGCGAATAAAAATTTAGATTTTGATTATTTCTTTGTTAGAAAGGTCATGTTTGTAAAATATTCTCAAGGCTTTGTAGTGATGCCAGGTGGCTTTGGAACTCTTGATGAGCTCTTTGAAGCGATTACATTGATACAAACAGGAAAAATTGATAAATTCCCTATTATATTAGTTGGTAAAGACTATTGGAGTGGACTTATGGACTGGATAAAATCAACCTTAGCTGAAAAATTTAAAACAGTTAGTACTAAGGATTTAGACTTGATCGATCTTGTAGATACTGAAGATGAAGTCGTTGATATTTTGGATAAATTTTACAATGAATACGATTTGAGTCCAAATTTCTAA
- a CDS encoding TIGR02757 family protein, with translation MANLSKSKLLQLKPFLDEKVHLYNQFKFIATDPISIPHKFQKKEDIEIVGFLMATIAWGNRKSILKNGEQLCQILQFAPYDFIMNHSQKDLNACLGFVHRTFNADDLKYFMTALKHIYTNYGGLEAVFSKQEEGTLQTSIHKFKRIFFELEHQPRTEKHVSDPYKNSAAKRINMYLRWMVRHDNNGVDFGIWKSLSTSSLSCPLDVHSGRIARELGLLKRTQNDAKAVHELDLNLRILDPKDPVKYDFALFGLGAFESF, from the coding sequence ATGGCCAATTTGTCTAAATCAAAATTACTTCAGCTTAAGCCTTTTTTAGACGAGAAAGTGCACCTGTACAATCAGTTTAAGTTTATTGCAACAGATCCTATTTCTATTCCTCATAAGTTTCAAAAAAAGGAAGATATCGAAATTGTAGGATTTCTTATGGCTACCATAGCTTGGGGAAATCGCAAAAGCATTTTAAAAAATGGTGAGCAATTGTGTCAAATACTTCAGTTTGCACCCTATGACTTTATAATGAATCATTCTCAAAAGGACCTTAACGCTTGTCTGGGTTTTGTTCACAGAACCTTTAACGCTGACGACCTTAAATACTTTATGACAGCTTTAAAACACATCTACACAAATTATGGAGGTTTGGAGGCCGTTTTTTCTAAACAAGAAGAAGGAACTTTACAGACTTCTATTCATAAATTTAAACGTATTTTCTTTGAATTGGAGCACCAGCCAAGAACTGAAAAGCATGTGAGTGATCCTTATAAAAATTCCGCAGCAAAACGCATCAATATGTATTTGCGATGGATGGTAAGACATGATAATAATGGGGTAGACTTCGGTATTTGGAAAAGTCTATCCACTTCTTCTCTATCTTGCCCACTAGATGTTCATTCTGGAAGAATAGCAAGAGAACTGGGGCTTTTAAAAAGAACTCAAAACGATGCCAAAGCAGTTCATGAACTTGACCTAAACTTAAGAATATTAGATCCTAAAGATCCCGTGAAATATGATTTTGCACTCTTTGGACTTGGCGCTTTTGAAAGCTTTTAA
- a CDS encoding ABC transporter ATP-binding protein gives MIKAKHINKHYGELKVLNDINLHIQKKEIISITGPSGVGKTTLLQILGTLENPNKSPNSSIEINGKNINNLNKKSLARFRNDNIGFIFQFHQLLPEFTALENICIPAFIHKTPKAEAEKRAKELLGFLGLEHRASHKPNELSGGEQQRVAVARALINNPSIIFADEPSGNLDTASAEKLHHLFFRLREEFDQTFVIVTHNKELANMADRKLEMRDGQFV, from the coding sequence ATGATAAAGGCTAAACATATCAACAAACATTACGGTGAACTGAAAGTCTTAAACGATATCAATTTACACATTCAGAAAAAAGAAATCATATCTATAACTGGACCCTCAGGTGTAGGTAAAACTACTTTGTTACAAATTCTGGGTACTTTAGAAAATCCAAATAAATCACCGAATTCTTCTATTGAAATTAACGGTAAAAACATAAATAATCTCAATAAAAAAAGTTTAGCGCGATTCCGAAACGACAACATCGGTTTCATCTTTCAATTTCATCAGCTGTTACCAGAATTTACAGCTCTTGAGAACATTTGCATTCCTGCATTTATCCATAAAACACCTAAAGCAGAAGCAGAAAAACGAGCTAAAGAACTCCTTGGCTTCTTGGGACTAGAGCATAGAGCTTCACACAAGCCTAATGAGTTGAGCGGAGGTGAGCAGCAAAGAGTCGCTGTAGCTAGAGCCCTCATTAACAACCCTTCAATTATTTTTGCAGATGAACCCTCTGGAAATTTGGACACTGCCTCTGCAGAAAAATTACATCATTTGTTTTTCAGATTAAGAGAAGAGTTCGATCAAACTTTTGTAATTGTAACACACAATAAAGAATTGGCCAATATGGCCGATCGTAAGTTAGAAATGAGAGATGGCCAATTTGTCTAA
- a CDS encoding dihydroorotase, translated as MSSLLLKSAKIVDSESPFHLQTKDILIEEGTITQIEDNIDYEGKCVDLPNLHVSNGFFDSSVSFGEPGFEERETLANGVKTARHSGFTSFLLNPKLNPITDSHSAVKFLQQQINTQLIDIKPLGALTKGFDGQHLAELYDMQMGGAVGFYDFKSPVVDSNLFKIALQYVKSFDGLIFSYPQDKPIAANAQVNEDEFTTYIGLKGMPNLAEELQIARDLYILEYTGGRLHIPNISTQGAVKLIETAKAKGLNVSCSVAIAHLYFNSEKLEDFDSKYKILPPLRTLKDQDALLLAVKEGIIDMVTCDHEPMDVEHKDLEFENASYGSIGLESSFSVLNQLFGVEKAAELLTKTKRTFRLSTSKIDTEERADLSLFEPHSEYIFNTQHIHSKSKNSMFLGETLKGMVYGSIYNNSIYEN; from the coding sequence ATGTCTTCCCTTCTCCTTAAATCTGCAAAAATCGTTGATTCTGAAAGTCCATTTCATCTTCAAACAAAGGATATCCTTATTGAAGAGGGGACTATCACTCAAATTGAAGATAATATAGATTATGAAGGTAAGTGTGTTGATCTCCCCAACTTGCATGTCTCCAACGGTTTTTTTGATAGCTCTGTTAGCTTTGGAGAACCTGGTTTTGAAGAAAGAGAAACCTTGGCAAATGGAGTTAAAACAGCTAGACATTCTGGATTTACAAGTTTTTTACTCAATCCAAAATTGAATCCTATCACAGATAGTCATTCTGCAGTAAAATTTTTACAACAACAAATCAACACTCAACTTATAGACATAAAGCCCTTAGGAGCCTTAACTAAAGGTTTTGATGGACAGCATTTAGCAGAGTTATACGACATGCAAATGGGAGGTGCTGTAGGCTTTTATGATTTTAAATCCCCGGTAGTAGATTCCAATTTATTCAAAATTGCCCTTCAATACGTAAAGAGTTTTGATGGTTTAATTTTTTCATATCCGCAAGACAAACCTATAGCTGCTAATGCCCAAGTGAATGAAGATGAATTCACCACTTACATCGGTTTAAAGGGGATGCCCAACCTAGCAGAAGAATTGCAGATTGCTAGGGATCTTTATATTTTGGAATATACAGGAGGCCGACTTCACATCCCTAACATTTCAACACAAGGGGCTGTAAAACTTATTGAGACTGCCAAAGCAAAAGGATTGAACGTCTCCTGTAGCGTAGCTATTGCTCACCTTTACTTTAACAGTGAAAAACTTGAGGATTTTGATAGTAAATATAAAATTTTACCACCCTTAAGAACCCTAAAAGATCAGGACGCCTTATTACTCGCTGTAAAAGAAGGCATTATTGATATGGTGACTTGCGACCACGAACCCATGGATGTTGAACATAAAGACCTAGAATTCGAAAATGCTAGTTACGGAAGTATTGGTTTGGAGTCCTCATTTTCAGTCTTAAATCAATTATTTGGGGTAGAAAAAGCAGCTGAATTGTTAACTAAAACTAAAAGAACGTTTAGACTATCAACTTCAAAAATTGATACTGAAGAACGTGCAGATTTAAGCTTATTTGAACCTCATTCAGAATATATCTTTAACACACAACATATCCACTCTAAATCTAAAAATAGCATGTTCTTAGGGGAAACCCTTAAGGGCATGGTTTACGGAAGCATCTATAACAACTCAATTTATGAAAATTAA
- a CDS encoding BatA domain-containing protein, translating into MIFEKPDVLYFLFLLIIPILIHLFQLRKYRTTKFSNVALLEKIKLQSRKSSTIKKWLVLMTRLLGLAFLILAFSKPYIPNTESALKDTEVAIYMDNSFSMELPGNQVSLLEETKQNLWDQLGEQQKFSLFTNNNSWKHTNKNDIKNDFFNIDFTPVSLGFQTILLKAESMYKDQETSKSLFIITDALNFEDTPDLKTMEGIDLNFIIKEPKSLENFHISSAKLEEKNSNSVLRIEVKSSLSIDKDITVSLYDGSSLIAKARATFKNQLTSNVSFELGDTDFKKGRLELETDGMSYDNTLYFSLNQNDPIRILSLHSKEKDKSSFLSSIYKSDRFNLNVNSITNLDYSKISNTDLIILNEIENFSSILKTNLEKFYRNGGTLVMIPSENTSETTYSNFGMSQAIYLNSNSNKRDITTISYSHPLFTSVFSENIQNFDYPSTSKSLEINPSLSPILKYSNGSSFLAEQDRLYVFSSSLDTRFSNFINSPLVVPVFYNIALQSKSKPLLYSTVGSDESFTVKTILGQDEILQLVSSEQQVIPKQTKLGNTIQINTQYQPEIAGHYELKQKDSTLLDLSFNYNREESDLQALDLGNQNLVKFSTIQEAFNSYTEARKILELWKWMLIFALGFFLLELLILRFLN; encoded by the coding sequence ATGATTTTTGAAAAGCCAGATGTCCTCTACTTTCTCTTTTTACTTATCATACCAATTTTAATTCATTTATTTCAATTAAGAAAATACAGAACGACCAAGTTTAGCAATGTTGCGCTCTTAGAAAAAATTAAGTTACAATCCAGGAAGAGCTCAACAATCAAGAAATGGTTAGTTTTAATGACCAGACTTCTGGGTCTGGCTTTTTTAATTTTAGCCTTTTCCAAACCCTATATTCCGAATACAGAATCTGCTTTAAAAGATACTGAGGTCGCTATTTATATGGATAACTCATTTTCCATGGAGTTGCCTGGAAATCAAGTCAGTTTATTGGAAGAGACCAAACAAAATTTATGGGATCAACTCGGCGAACAACAGAAATTCTCTTTATTTACAAACAACAACAGTTGGAAGCATACCAACAAAAACGATATAAAAAATGATTTTTTCAATATAGATTTTACTCCTGTTAGCCTTGGGTTTCAAACCATTCTCCTTAAGGCAGAGTCTATGTATAAAGACCAAGAGACAAGTAAAAGTTTATTTATCATCACCGATGCGCTTAATTTTGAAGACACTCCAGATCTCAAAACCATGGAAGGTATTGACCTCAACTTTATAATTAAAGAGCCTAAGAGTCTCGAAAATTTTCATATCTCCTCTGCTAAGTTGGAAGAGAAAAATTCTAACTCTGTACTTCGTATTGAAGTCAAATCCAGTCTAAGTATCGATAAAGACATTACGGTATCGCTGTATGACGGATCAAGCTTAATTGCCAAAGCAAGGGCTACCTTTAAGAACCAACTCACTTCCAACGTAAGTTTTGAATTGGGCGATACCGATTTTAAGAAAGGGCGGCTAGAACTTGAGACCGATGGGATGTCTTATGACAATACCTTGTATTTTAGTTTAAATCAAAATGACCCTATTCGTATTCTCTCACTTCATTCCAAAGAAAAAGACAAAAGTTCTTTTCTCTCCTCCATTTATAAGTCAGATCGATTTAATTTGAATGTCAACTCTATAACTAATCTTGACTATTCAAAAATCTCAAATACAGATCTTATTATCTTAAATGAGATTGAAAATTTCAGCTCTATTCTTAAAACTAACCTAGAGAAATTTTATAGAAACGGGGGGACTTTGGTTATGATTCCTAGTGAAAATACTTCAGAAACTACCTATTCTAATTTTGGAATGAGTCAGGCGATCTATCTCAATTCAAATTCAAATAAGCGAGATATTACAACCATCAGCTACAGCCATCCTTTATTTACGAGTGTATTTTCAGAAAATATTCAAAATTTCGATTATCCTTCAACGTCCAAAAGCTTAGAAATTAACCCTTCTTTGTCTCCTATTTTAAAATATAGCAATGGGTCCTCCTTTCTAGCAGAACAAGATCGTCTCTATGTTTTTTCCTCATCTCTCGACACAAGATTTTCAAATTTCATAAACTCCCCGTTAGTTGTTCCTGTGTTTTACAATATTGCCTTGCAAAGTAAATCTAAGCCTCTCCTCTACTCTACCGTTGGTAGCGATGAGTCTTTTACAGTAAAAACGATTCTTGGCCAAGATGAGATTTTACAGTTAGTCAGTTCAGAACAACAGGTAATTCCAAAACAAACTAAGCTTGGAAATACCATACAAATCAACACCCAATACCAGCCTGAAATCGCTGGTCATTATGAATTAAAACAAAAAGACTCCACGCTTCTTGACTTAAGCTTCAATTATAATAGAGAAGAAAGTGATTTACAAGCCCTTGATTTAGGAAATCAAAACCTTGTAAAATTCAGTACAATCCAAGAGGCCTTTAATTCTTACACAGAAGCAAGGAAAATCCTTGAGCTTTGGAAATGGATGCTTATTTTTGCCCTTGGATTTTTTCTATTAGAACTATTAATCTTAAGATTTTTAAATTGA
- a CDS encoding sensor histidine kinase, whose product MKTNPKTESQRLKALKSLNILDTLPEQDYDQITKLVSFICDTPIAMISLIDKDRQWFKSKVGADYCETDREYSFCNIAIQSDEEIMEVFDARDDFRFNGNPLVYGDKKVIFYAGVPLKDKNGFALGTLCVVDHQPRTLSEKQKESLMFLANQVTRLFELQSINDGLKETQKQLKEKNIQLKNFAGVVSHDMKMPLASMIVTVDVLKAKYKDILDNAGLEYLNNLKKSSFQLSDYISNILTHYESDSITNNEESLKEFDVHSLIEDIVEMLDIGNDCDLSFPEESIAIYTNRVALEQILLNLIGNSLKYNDKPKIEIDIDFKKEPDAYRFIVKDNGIGIAKDKQKEIFNLFSTVAGYDRKGNKGNGIGLSTVKKMIHNLGGKISVESTEGEGTTFEFTIEQIHN is encoded by the coding sequence ATGAAAACCAATCCTAAAACAGAATCACAACGGCTAAAAGCTTTAAAGTCTCTAAATATCTTAGACACTTTGCCAGAGCAAGACTACGACCAAATCACCAAGTTGGTTTCCTTTATATGCGATACCCCTATTGCAATGATTTCTTTGATAGATAAAGACAGGCAGTGGTTTAAATCTAAAGTAGGAGCAGATTATTGTGAAACCGATAGAGAGTATTCTTTTTGTAACATAGCCATACAATCTGATGAAGAAATCATGGAAGTTTTTGACGCTAGAGATGATTTTAGATTCAATGGAAATCCGCTGGTTTACGGAGATAAAAAAGTTATTTTTTATGCAGGTGTGCCGTTAAAAGATAAGAATGGGTTTGCTTTGGGGACCTTATGTGTGGTAGATCACCAACCAAGAACCTTATCTGAAAAACAAAAAGAAAGTCTGATGTTTTTGGCCAACCAAGTCACCAGGTTGTTCGAACTTCAATCTATCAATGATGGCTTAAAAGAAACTCAAAAGCAGCTTAAAGAAAAAAATATCCAACTCAAAAACTTTGCAGGAGTCGTCTCTCACGATATGAAAATGCCACTTGCCAGCATGATTGTGACTGTAGATGTACTCAAGGCTAAATACAAAGATATTTTGGACAATGCAGGTCTAGAGTATCTTAACAACCTCAAGAAGTCTTCCTTTCAGCTGAGTGATTATATCTCGAATATCTTAACCCATTATGAAAGTGACTCCATCACCAATAATGAAGAATCATTAAAAGAATTTGATGTTCACTCCCTCATAGAAGATATTGTGGAAATGCTAGATATTGGAAATGATTGTGATCTTAGTTTTCCAGAAGAAAGCATCGCTATTTATACCAACAGGGTTGCCTTAGAGCAAATTCTGCTAAATTTGATTGGCAACAGTTTGAAATACAATGACAAACCTAAAATTGAAATTGATATCGATTTTAAAAAGGAACCAGACGCCTATAGATTTATTGTAAAAGACAATGGTATCGGTATTGCTAAAGATAAACAAAAAGAAATTTTCAATTTGTTTTCAACAGTCGCTGGTTACGATAGAAAAGGAAATAAAGGAAACGGTATTGGTCTATCAACAGTTAAAAAAATGATACACAATCTAGGTGGAAAGATTTCTGTTGAGTCTACTGAAGGTGAAGGAACTACTTTTGAATTTACCATTGAACAAATACATAATTAA
- the msrA gene encoding peptide-methionine (S)-S-oxide reductase MsrA yields the protein MSVQNLQKATFANGCFWCTEAVFQRLEGVKDVKSGFTGGVIKNPPYREVVMGRTGHAEAIQIIYDPEVVDYKTLLYVFFSTHDPTTLNRQGYDVGEQYRSDIFFHSEAQRKDAELIISELDSEEIFKDKIVTKISKASEFYSAEEEHQNFYNNYTENRYCQLIIEPKLATLRNKFSHQLKP from the coding sequence ATGTCAGTTCAAAATTTACAAAAAGCCACTTTTGCAAATGGGTGTTTCTGGTGTACAGAAGCCGTTTTCCAAAGGCTAGAAGGAGTGAAAGATGTAAAGTCTGGATTCACAGGTGGTGTTATAAAAAATCCACCCTACCGCGAAGTCGTTATGGGAAGAACAGGTCATGCAGAAGCCATTCAAATTATTTACGATCCAGAAGTTGTCGATTATAAAACATTGCTATATGTCTTTTTCTCCACTCATGATCCAACTACCTTAAACAGACAAGGTTACGATGTGGGTGAACAGTATAGAAGCGATATATTTTTCCATTCGGAAGCTCAAAGAAAAGACGCTGAGTTGATTATATCTGAATTAGACTCAGAAGAAATTTTTAAGGATAAAATCGTAACCAAAATTTCCAAAGCATCAGAATTTTATTCGGCTGAAGAAGAACACCAGAACTTCTATAATAACTACACAGAAAACCGATATTGCCAGCTTATCATCGAGCCAAAATTGGCCACTTTGAGAAACAAATTTAGTCATCAACTTAAACCTTAA